In a genomic window of Allomeiothermus silvanus DSM 9946:
- a CDS encoding NHLP-related RiPP peptide: MGSIRYLLATSGWIGLGKTEVIEMVGTGTQKVNSVREFLGLLADDDNFRDSLQQNPGLALQYLGVLGNSTPVIPDTKYISLPPKEEVRRVLEQFDFALEHTGDGMELQGWGAWAAWVFAFLSAKTYGTQEPLN; the protein is encoded by the coding sequence ATGGGCTCCATTCGCTACCTGCTTGCTACCTCAGGCTGGATAGGTTTAGGAAAAACGGAGGTGATCGAGATGGTGGGTACAGGTACTCAAAAGGTGAACAGCGTTCGCGAGTTTTTGGGGCTTCTTGCCGACGATGATAATTTTAGGGACTCGCTGCAGCAGAATCCCGGGTTGGCTCTGCAGTACCTGGGTGTGCTGGGAAATAGCACTCCGGTGATCCCTGATACCAAGTATATAAGTCTTCCGCCGAAGGAGGAGGTGCGTCGAGTACTCGAGCAGTTTGACTTCGCCTTGGAGCATACCGGCGATGGTATGGAACTGCAAGGCTGGGGAGCTTGGGCTGCTTGGGTTTTTGCTTTCTTGAGTGCAAAGACCTACGGAACTCAAGAGCCCTTGAATTGA